TAAGGAGTTTCTCGATTGCTGGCAGAAGTTGGGCATTTCCTGGGATTTGTTCACTACTACTGGCACTCCGAATCACGCTGAGACCGCTCATGATATTTTCCTTAAACTTCTGAAAGAAGACTATATTTATAAGGATGCTGTGCCTCAGGCCTATTGTCCGCAATGCCAGCGTTTTCTACCTGACCGCTATGTTGAAGGTACCTGCCCTTACTGCCGATTCCCACAGGCACGAGGTGACCAGTGTGATGAGTGTGGCCGGACTATGAATCCCAGCGACCTTCTTGACCTTCGCTGCCGGCTTTGTTCTGCCATCCCACGCTTTGAGGTTTCTGAGCATTTCTTTCTTCGCCTCAGCGCCTTTGAGGACAGGCTGAAATCATGGATGAAGGAGCAGACTCACTGGCGGCAAAATGTGCTGAATTTTACCTTAGGCTTTCTGGAGGGGGGGCTCAAAGACCGGGCGATAACTCGAGATATAGATTGGGGTGTTACAGTGCCTCAACCCGGCTTTGAGGGCAAGCGCATCTATGTCTGGTTTGAAGCTGTCATAGGCTATTTTTCAGCTAGCAAGGAATGGGCAAAATCGCATGGTGATAATGCTGCCTGGCAGCCTTTCTGGAGCGGTGATGCCAAGAGTTACTACTTTATCGGCAAGGACAACATACCGTTCCATACGCTTATCTGGCCGGCAATGCTCATGGGCTATGGAGGGCTTAACCTTCCCTATGATGTCCCAGCAAACGAGTTTCTGACCATCGAGGGGAAAAGGCTGTCTACCAGTCGTAACTGGGCAGTATGGCTTCCTGATTATTTGCAGCTTTATGACCCTGACGCTCTGCGGTATCTCTTATCTATAAACATGCCGGAAACCGGGGACACTGATTTCTCTTGGCGCGAATTTCTGCGTCGCAACAACGATGAGCTGGTAGCCACTTACGGTAATTTAGCTCATCGCGTTCTCACTTTTGCCTACCGTAATTTCGATGGGGCAGTGCCGACACCAGGAGAGTTTGATGGTCAAGATAAAGGGCTTCTGGCTAAGTCCCAGGCGGCGTTGCAGGATGTTGATAACCTCCTTCACGGGTGCCACTTCAAGGAGGGGATTAAGGCGGCTATGGCATTAGCTCAAGAGGCTAACCGCTATCTCGATGACAAAGCTCCGTGGAAAGCCATCAAGCAGGACAGTCAGGCTTCAGCTACAGCTGTTTATGTAGCCTT
This genomic interval from Chloroflexota bacterium contains the following:
- a CDS encoding methionine--tRNA ligase, which translates into the protein MTETVFIGVAWPYANGSLHLGHIAGAYLPADIFARYHRLKGDKVLMVSGSDQHGTPITLRAEQEKKSPREIVSKYHKEFLDCWQKLGISWDLFTTTGTPNHAETAHDIFLKLLKEDYIYKDAVPQAYCPQCQRFLPDRYVEGTCPYCRFPQARGDQCDECGRTMNPSDLLDLRCRLCSAIPRFEVSEHFFLRLSAFEDRLKSWMKEQTHWRQNVLNFTLGFLEGGLKDRAITRDIDWGVTVPQPGFEGKRIYVWFEAVIGYFSASKEWAKSHGDNAAWQPFWSGDAKSYYFIGKDNIPFHTLIWPAMLMGYGGLNLPYDVPANEFLTIEGKRLSTSRNWAVWLPDYLQLYDPDALRYLLSINMPETGDTDFSWREFLRRNNDELVATYGNLAHRVLTFAYRNFDGAVPTPGEFDGQDKGLLAKSQAALQDVDNLLHGCHFKEGIKAAMALAQEANRYLDDKAPWKAIKQDSQASATAVYVALSALAALKTILYPFLPFSSGRLHKFLGFDGSIETTGWKAQSPVPGRKLPVPEPLFHKLDDSVVAEGTSRLGSGGSSESQ